A DNA window from Halomonas zincidurans B6 contains the following coding sequences:
- a CDS encoding type IV pilus assembly protein FimV: protein MRRTLSWGTLLSLLTASPMALALGLAAPRVESTLGAPLQARLPLTDIGELDPGLIKARLSTADAFARAGIPRTSLVESVNATIARESGGLTVVLSTSQAVREPYLSLLLTLEWPGGQQRQEVNLLLDPPGYAQMPALQPGTTRPLRQAQADESSAPPTLAPREPTAPGQIRVASGDTLWVLADRVRPEGVSIERMMLALQRANPEAFPGGNINRLSAGATLDVPDRQAILASGENAGQRVRAQNRQWQAQRGGETDQRPATAGEEATRPEAAATGGDGPEDGQSRLTLLNDTVLDAPQVSGEADAAPAVLPVEARERLAEFETQLDDTRQALAQANEQRDQLAGQVGTLREDIQGLRAQLEGLVAIRQATVRAQPVAEPMPRVQAEKPSAESFGQAAWRWFNENLMLLAGAALALLLALWAVVRRRSRRAEEATDSASGYTAMGGMGGMGGGAPGRNEPSMVETPTARQMPSEPASAVSATPPEPSPTGSPLDSAPEAETISEAEIYLAYGRYDQARERLVQSLAADPQRHDLRLKLLTACVALGDHDAAEQEAAYLDARGDAQQRAEAREILARLVPEASAATSESEAPDVSAASAPGSGELQPTCPRVGPHAEMQEEVQKELQEEAQGEALSGLADAAVASGVDLDDGRVIDYRPPSLDVEPERREPELGQPVVDFPDDPLGLGDSLSEIDDDHATLDDVDPVVRGESSPITDTSGWIVEEVAFDPLDLDNERSTNHASPAGSAPANAAQQLDHARQRLDRGEREAARELLDPLLEEQGTLVADEARVLIERHRL from the coding sequence ATGAGACGCACATTATCCTGGGGCACGCTGTTGTCGTTGCTGACGGCCAGCCCCATGGCGTTGGCCCTGGGGCTGGCGGCACCCCGGGTCGAATCCACTCTTGGTGCGCCGTTGCAGGCCAGGTTGCCGCTCACCGATATCGGCGAGCTCGATCCGGGGCTGATCAAGGCGCGTCTTTCCACCGCCGATGCCTTCGCCCGGGCCGGCATCCCGCGCACCTCGCTGGTGGAAAGCGTCAATGCCACGATCGCCCGCGAGTCCGGTGGCTTGACGGTGGTGCTGAGCACTTCCCAGGCCGTGCGCGAGCCCTATCTCAGCCTGCTGCTGACGCTGGAGTGGCCCGGCGGCCAGCAGCGCCAGGAGGTCAACCTGCTGCTCGACCCGCCGGGCTACGCGCAGATGCCGGCGTTGCAACCGGGAACGACTCGCCCGCTGCGCCAGGCGCAAGCGGACGAATCGTCAGCGCCGCCGACGCTCGCGCCTCGCGAGCCCACCGCGCCCGGGCAGATCCGGGTCGCCAGCGGCGACACGCTGTGGGTACTGGCCGATCGCGTGCGCCCCGAAGGGGTGAGCATCGAGCGCATGATGCTGGCCCTGCAGCGGGCCAACCCCGAGGCGTTTCCCGGCGGCAACATCAACCGGTTGAGCGCCGGCGCGACGCTCGACGTGCCCGACCGTCAGGCGATTCTCGCCAGCGGCGAGAATGCCGGTCAGCGCGTTCGGGCCCAGAATCGCCAATGGCAGGCCCAGCGCGGCGGCGAGACCGATCAGCGGCCGGCGACGGCGGGCGAGGAGGCCACCAGGCCCGAGGCAGCGGCAACTGGCGGGGATGGCCCGGAAGACGGCCAATCGCGGCTGACCTTGCTCAACGACACCGTGCTCGACGCGCCGCAGGTTTCGGGCGAGGCCGATGCGGCCCCGGCGGTGCTGCCGGTCGAGGCCCGCGAACGGCTGGCCGAGTTCGAGACGCAGCTCGACGACACCCGCCAGGCTCTGGCCCAGGCAAACGAGCAACGCGACCAGTTGGCCGGCCAGGTCGGCACGCTGCGTGAGGATATCCAGGGCCTGCGTGCGCAGCTGGAAGGGCTGGTGGCGATTCGACAGGCCACCGTCCGCGCTCAGCCGGTGGCGGAGCCCATGCCACGGGTTCAGGCTGAAAAGCCGTCCGCCGAATCGTTCGGTCAGGCTGCCTGGCGTTGGTTCAACGAGAATCTGATGCTGCTGGCCGGCGCGGCACTGGCGCTGCTGCTGGCGCTGTGGGCGGTTGTGCGGCGGCGTTCCCGGCGCGCCGAGGAGGCCACCGACTCGGCCTCGGGTTATACCGCCATGGGTGGCATGGGTGGCATGGGTGGGGGAGCGCCGGGGCGCAACGAGCCATCGATGGTCGAGACGCCGACTGCTCGCCAGATGCCGTCCGAGCCCGCCTCGGCGGTTTCCGCGACCCCGCCCGAGCCGTCGCCGACAGGCTCGCCGCTCGACTCGGCCCCCGAAGCGGAAACCATCAGCGAAGCCGAGATCTATCTCGCCTATGGCCGTTACGACCAGGCTCGCGAGCGCCTGGTACAGAGCCTCGCCGCCGATCCCCAACGTCACGACCTGCGTCTCAAGCTGCTTACTGCCTGCGTGGCGCTGGGCGATCACGACGCGGCCGAACAGGAAGCCGCCTATCTCGATGCCCGCGGCGACGCACAGCAGCGTGCCGAGGCGCGCGAGATCCTCGCACGGCTGGTGCCCGAAGCCTCGGCTGCCACCTCCGAGAGCGAGGCGCCCGACGTCAGTGCAGCGAGTGCGCCGGGCTCCGGCGAGCTTCAGCCGACTTGTCCGCGCGTCGGGCCTCATGCCGAGATGCAGGAAGAAGTGCAGAAAGAGCTGCAAGAGGAGGCACAGGGCGAGGCGCTGTCGGGGCTGGCCGATGCGGCCGTGGCCAGCGGCGTGGATCTGGATGACGGCCGGGTCATCGATTACCGGCCGCCGAGTCTCGACGTCGAGCCCGAACGGCGCGAGCCGGAACTGGGTCAGCCGGTGGTTGATTTTCCCGACGATCCGCTGGGACTCGGCGATTCGTTGTCGGAGATCGACGACGATCATGCCACCCTCGACGATGTCGACCCCGTGGTTCGCGGCGAGTCGTCGCCGATCACCGATACCAGTGGCTGGATCGTCGAAGAGGTGGCATTCGATCCCCTCGATCTGGATAATGAGCGCTCCACGAACCACGCTTCACCGGCGGGTTCGGCGCCCGCCAACGCCGCACAGCAATTGGATCACGCCCGCCAGCGTCTCGATCGCGGCGAGCGCGAGGCGGCTCGCGAGCTGCTTGATCCGTTGCTGGAAGAGCAAGGAACGCTGGTCGCCGATGAAGCGCGGGTGTTGATCGAACGCCACCGCCTGTAG
- the asd gene encoding aspartate-semialdehyde dehydrogenase, protein MLKVGFVGWRGMVGSVLMHRMRETDDFTGIEPVFFTTSQVGKPGPDVGVEVPPLKDAFDLDALKALDVIVTCQGGDYTGEVYQPLRESGWKGYWLDAASTLRMHDDATIVLDPVNRHVIDAQLDRGTRTFVGGNCTVSLMLMGLGGLFEADLIEWMTSMTYQAASGSGAKHMRELLGQMGSLRDSVQHELDDPASAILDIDRKVSAAMRGDDFPIENFGAPLAGGLLPWIDKAMDNGQSKEEWKGGVETNKILGHGANPIPIDGLCVRIGAMRSHSQAFTIKLKRDVPIDEIEDHIAKHNDWVKVVPNDKQATLRELTPAAVTGTMNVPVGRLRKLAMGGEYLTAFSVGDQLLWGAAEPLKRMLAILRER, encoded by the coding sequence ATGTTGAAAGTCGGATTTGTGGGATGGCGGGGCATGGTCGGCTCCGTGCTCATGCATCGCATGCGCGAGACCGATGACTTCACCGGCATCGAGCCGGTGTTCTTCACCACGTCGCAGGTCGGCAAGCCGGGCCCCGACGTGGGCGTCGAGGTTCCGCCGCTCAAGGACGCCTTCGATCTCGACGCGCTCAAGGCGCTCGACGTCATCGTCACCTGCCAGGGCGGCGATTACACCGGCGAGGTCTACCAACCGCTGCGCGAGTCCGGCTGGAAGGGCTACTGGCTCGACGCCGCGAGCACGCTGCGCATGCACGACGATGCGACCATCGTGCTCGACCCGGTCAACCGTCACGTGATCGACGCTCAGCTCGACCGCGGCACGCGGACCTTCGTCGGCGGCAACTGCACCGTCAGCCTGATGCTGATGGGCCTGGGCGGGCTGTTCGAGGCCGACCTGATCGAGTGGATGACCTCGATGACCTACCAGGCGGCCTCCGGCTCCGGCGCCAAGCACATGCGCGAATTGCTCGGCCAGATGGGTTCGCTGCGCGACAGCGTTCAGCACGAGCTCGACGATCCCGCCAGCGCGATCCTCGACATCGATCGCAAGGTCTCCGCGGCGATGCGCGGCGACGATTTCCCGATCGAGAACTTCGGCGCGCCGCTGGCCGGCGGCCTGCTGCCGTGGATCGACAAGGCGATGGACAACGGCCAGAGCAAGGAAGAGTGGAAGGGCGGCGTCGAGACCAACAAGATTCTCGGCCACGGCGCCAACCCGATCCCCATCGACGGTCTGTGCGTGCGGATCGGCGCGATGCGCTCGCATAGCCAGGCATTCACGATCAAATTGAAGCGCGATGTGCCGATAGACGAGATAGAGGATCACATCGCCAAGCACAACGACTGGGTCAAGGTCGTGCCCAACGACAAGCAAGCCACCCTGCGCGAGCTGACGCCGGCAGCGGTCACCGGCACCATGAACGTGCCGGTAGGGCGCCTGCGCAAGCTGGCGATGGGCGGTGAGTACCTGACCGCCTTCTCGGTGGGCGACCAGCTGCTGTGGGGGGCCGCCGAACCGCTCAAGCGGATGCTGGCGATTCTGCGCGAACGCTAA
- the leuB gene encoding 3-isopropylmalate dehydrogenase, translated as MSRKILVLPGDGIGPEITAEAVKVLDVCRVQGLDVTLEEGLVGGAGYDAFGAPLPAATLDKARTADAVLLGAVGGPKWDGLEDIGKRPEQGLLGLRKELNLFGNLRPAILYPQLAEASSLKPEIVSGLDIMIVRELTGGIYFGQPRGIEERDGQRVGFNTYVYSEAEIERIGRVAFEMAGKRGNKLCSVDKANVLEVTMLWREVINRLAPEYPDVELSHMYVDNAAMQLVRAPKQFDVIVTGNMFGDILSDAAAMLTGSIGMLPSASLNEHGQGMYEPCHGSAPDIAGQGLANPLATILSVAMLLRYSLDENALALRIERAVGRVLDQGLRTADIAYPGTRQVTTAEMGDAVVTAFHEG; from the coding sequence ATGAGTCGCAAGATTCTCGTTCTGCCGGGCGATGGCATCGGCCCGGAAATCACCGCCGAGGCGGTCAAGGTGCTCGATGTCTGCCGCGTGCAGGGCCTCGATGTGACCCTCGAAGAGGGGCTGGTCGGCGGCGCCGGCTACGACGCCTTCGGCGCGCCGCTACCGGCGGCGACTCTCGACAAGGCCAGGACCGCCGACGCGGTGCTGCTGGGCGCCGTCGGCGGCCCCAAGTGGGATGGCCTGGAAGATATCGGCAAGCGCCCCGAGCAGGGCCTGCTGGGCCTGCGCAAGGAGCTCAACCTGTTCGGCAACCTGCGCCCGGCGATTCTCTACCCGCAGCTCGCCGAGGCCTCGAGCCTCAAGCCCGAGATCGTCTCGGGGCTCGACATCATGATCGTGCGCGAACTCACCGGCGGCATCTATTTCGGTCAGCCGCGCGGCATCGAGGAACGTGACGGCCAGCGCGTGGGCTTCAATACCTACGTCTATTCCGAGGCCGAGATCGAGCGCATCGGCCGGGTGGCCTTCGAGATGGCCGGCAAGCGCGGCAACAAGCTGTGCAGCGTCGACAAGGCCAACGTGCTCGAGGTCACCATGCTGTGGCGCGAGGTGATCAATCGTCTGGCGCCGGAGTATCCCGACGTCGAGCTCTCGCACATGTACGTCGACAACGCCGCCATGCAGCTGGTGCGCGCGCCGAAGCAGTTCGACGTGATCGTCACCGGCAACATGTTCGGCGACATCCTCTCCGATGCCGCGGCGATGCTCACCGGCTCGATCGGCATGCTGCCCTCGGCGTCGCTCAACGAGCATGGCCAGGGCATGTACGAACCGTGCCACGGCAGCGCGCCGGACATCGCCGGCCAGGGGCTGGCCAACCCGCTGGCGACGATCCTCTCGGTGGCCATGCTGCTGCGCTACAGCCTCGACGAGAACGCCCTGGCGTTGCGTATCGAGCGTGCCGTGGGGCGGGTGCTCGACCAGGGCCTGCGCACTGCCGACATCGCCTACCCGGGCACGCGTCAGGTGACCACCGCCGAGATGGGCGACGCCGTGGTGACGGCCTTTCACGAAGGCTAG
- the leuD gene encoding 3-isopropylmalate dehydratase small subunit has product MHALKQHQGLVAPLDRANVDTDLIIPKQFLKSIKRTGFGPNLFDELRYLDEGYPGQDASQRPLNPEFVLNQSRYQGASVLLARRNFGCGSSREHAPWALEDFGFRVVIAPSFADIFYNNAFKNGILLIPLDEATVERLFRAVEANEGYRLAVDLEAQSVTTPDGEVLHFEVDAFRKHCLLNGLDDIGLTLEHEDAIRDFEQRHRAERPWLFRQAG; this is encoded by the coding sequence ATGCACGCACTGAAACAGCACCAGGGCCTGGTGGCGCCGCTCGATCGCGCCAACGTCGATACCGACCTGATCATTCCCAAGCAGTTTCTCAAGTCGATCAAGCGCACCGGTTTCGGCCCCAACCTGTTCGACGAGCTGCGCTACCTGGACGAGGGCTACCCGGGTCAGGATGCGAGCCAGCGCCCGCTCAATCCGGAGTTCGTCCTCAACCAGTCGCGCTATCAGGGCGCCAGCGTGCTGCTCGCCCGACGCAACTTCGGTTGCGGCAGCTCCCGCGAGCACGCGCCCTGGGCGCTCGAGGACTTCGGCTTCCGGGTGGTCATCGCGCCGAGCTTCGCCGACATCTTCTACAACAACGCCTTCAAGAACGGCATCCTGTTGATTCCTCTCGACGAAGCCACCGTCGAGCGGCTGTTCCGGGCCGTCGAAGCCAACGAAGGCTATCGACTGGCCGTCGATCTCGAGGCACAGAGCGTCACCACGCCGGACGGCGAGGTGCTGCACTTCGAGGTCGATGCCTTCCGCAAGCATTGCCTGCTCAACGGCCTCGACGACATCGGCCTGACGCTCGAGCACGAGGACGCGATCCGCGACTTCGAGCAGCGTCATCGCGCCGAGCGGCCGTGGCTGTTTCGCCAGGCGGGCTGA
- the leuC gene encoding 3-isopropylmalate dehydratase large subunit, with protein MAGQTLYDKLWSQHLVKQRDDGSALIYIDRHLLHEVTSPQAFEGLRLAKRKPWRLDANLATPDHNVPTTLLERAEGNAGIKDPVSLIQVQTLDDNCEAFGIEEFRINDARQGIVHVVGPEQGATLPGMTVVCGDSHTATHGAFAALAHGIGTSEVEHVLATQCLLAQKMNNLRVRVEGQLGTGVTAKDIVLAVIGRIGTAGGTGYAIEFAGSAIRELSMEGRMTICNMAIEAGARVGLVGVDDTTIDYLRKRPYAPAGELWDAAVADWRTLVSDDDAVFDKEVMLDAAEIAPQVTWGTSPEMVAAITGTVPDPDAEADETVQGGIRRALTYMGLAPRQKIADIRLDKVFIGSCTNSRIEDLREAARVARGGKVADSIKLAMVVPGSGLVKRQAEAEGLDRIFIEAGFEWREPGCSMCLAMNADKLESGEHCASTSNRNFEGRQGYGGRTHLVSPAMAAAAALAGHFVDVREFHAQPQEA; from the coding sequence ATGGCAGGCCAGACCCTTTACGACAAGTTGTGGTCGCAGCACCTGGTCAAGCAGCGCGACGACGGCAGCGCGCTGATCTACATCGATCGTCACCTGCTGCACGAGGTGACCTCGCCGCAGGCCTTCGAGGGGCTGCGCCTGGCCAAGCGCAAGCCATGGCGGCTGGACGCCAATCTGGCGACGCCGGATCACAACGTGCCGACTACGCTGCTCGAGCGTGCCGAAGGCAACGCCGGCATCAAGGACCCGGTGTCGCTGATCCAGGTCCAGACCCTCGACGACAACTGCGAGGCGTTCGGCATCGAGGAGTTCCGCATCAACGACGCCCGCCAGGGCATCGTCCATGTGGTCGGCCCCGAGCAGGGCGCCACGCTGCCGGGGATGACGGTGGTCTGCGGCGATTCGCACACTGCCACCCACGGCGCCTTCGCGGCGCTGGCCCATGGTATCGGCACCTCCGAGGTGGAGCACGTGCTGGCCACCCAGTGCCTGCTGGCGCAGAAGATGAACAACCTGCGGGTGCGCGTCGAGGGCCAGTTGGGCACCGGCGTCACCGCCAAGGACATCGTGCTCGCGGTGATCGGGCGCATCGGTACCGCCGGCGGCACCGGCTACGCCATCGAGTTCGCCGGCAGCGCGATCCGCGAGTTGTCGATGGAAGGCCGCATGACCATCTGCAACATGGCCATCGAGGCCGGCGCTCGGGTCGGCCTGGTGGGCGTCGACGACACTACCATCGACTACCTGCGCAAGCGTCCTTACGCCCCCGCGGGCGAGCTCTGGGACGCCGCGGTGGCCGACTGGCGCACGCTGGTCTCGGACGACGATGCGGTGTTCGACAAGGAGGTGATGCTCGACGCCGCCGAAATCGCGCCGCAGGTCACCTGGGGCACCAGTCCCGAGATGGTCGCGGCGATCACCGGAACGGTCCCCGACCCCGACGCCGAGGCCGACGAGACCGTGCAGGGCGGCATTCGCCGCGCATTGACCTACATGGGCCTGGCGCCGCGCCAGAAGATCGCCGACATCCGCCTCGACAAGGTATTCATCGGCTCGTGCACCAACTCGCGCATCGAGGACCTGCGCGAGGCGGCCCGTGTGGCGCGCGGCGGCAAGGTGGCCGATTCGATCAAGCTGGCGATGGTCGTGCCGGGATCGGGACTGGTCAAGCGCCAGGCCGAGGCCGAGGGGCTCGACAGGATCTTCATCGAGGCCGGCTTCGAGTGGCGCGAGCCGGGCTGCTCGATGTGCCTGGCAATGAACGCCGACAAGCTCGAGTCCGGCGAACATTGCGCCTCGACCTCGAACCGCAACTTCGAGGGCCGCCAGGGCTACGGCGGGCGCACCCATCTGGTCAGCCCGGCGATGGCCGCCGCCGCCGCGTTGGCCGGGCATTTCGTCGACGTTCGCGAATTCCACGCCCAGCCGCAGGAGGCCTGA
- a CDS encoding LysR family transcriptional regulator, which produces MDTQSLQAFVAVADHGSFSLAAETLYLTQPAVSKRIATLEDQLGVRLFDRIARRVSLTEAGRLLLPRAREILVMVDDSRRALANLAGDVGGSLTMATSHHIGLHRLPPLLKAYTQAHPDVRMDMRFLDSEQAYQGVLDGELEIAVVTLAPSPDPQLTVVPVWVDQLRFVCGNDHPLAGQRTLSLAALTGFDAVLPGHLTFTRGIVVETFAREGLKVDVALSTNYLETLKMMVAIGLGWSVLPESLIDDEVTVLPIAHRPIERPLGYIAHKSRTLSNAARSMLALLDEAAGS; this is translated from the coding sequence ATGGATACTCAGAGTCTGCAGGCATTCGTCGCCGTGGCCGATCACGGCTCCTTCTCGCTGGCCGCCGAGACGCTCTACCTGACCCAGCCGGCAGTCAGCAAGCGCATTGCCACCCTCGAGGATCAGCTCGGCGTGCGGCTGTTCGATCGCATCGCCCGCCGCGTCTCGCTGACCGAGGCCGGCCGACTGCTGCTGCCGCGAGCGCGCGAGATCCTGGTGATGGTCGACGACAGCCGCCGCGCCCTGGCCAACCTGGCCGGCGACGTCGGCGGCAGCCTGACCATGGCCACCAGCCATCACATCGGCCTGCATCGCCTGCCGCCGCTGCTCAAGGCGTATACCCAGGCGCACCCCGACGTGCGCATGGACATGCGCTTTCTCGACTCGGAGCAGGCTTATCAAGGGGTGCTGGACGGCGAACTGGAGATTGCGGTGGTGACGCTGGCGCCGTCGCCGGATCCGCAGCTCACGGTGGTACCGGTATGGGTCGATCAGTTGCGCTTCGTGTGCGGCAACGATCATCCGCTCGCCGGGCAGCGCACGCTCTCGCTAGCGGCGCTGACCGGCTTCGATGCGGTGCTCCCGGGTCACCTGACCTTCACCCGCGGGATCGTGGTCGAGACCTTCGCCCGCGAGGGGCTCAAGGTCGACGTGGCGCTGTCCACCAACTATCTCGAGACCCTCAAGATGATGGTGGCCATCGGGCTGGGCTGGAGCGTGTTGCCGGAATCGCTGATCGATGACGAGGTCACCGTGCTGCCGATCGCGCACCGGCCGATCGAGCGCCCGCTGGGCTACATCGCGCACAAGAGCCGCACACTGTCCAACGCCGCCCGCTCGATGCTGGCCCTGCTCGACGAGGCGGCCGGAAGCTGA
- the phaC gene encoding class I poly(R)-hydroxyalkanoic acid synthase: MGEMIERIWPSEAASAIYADMQQSVRAGAEALAGRPEALYQAQLHAAEAQWQIWQQAMRDLAGDGDTGRLVVEPDPKDRRFKDDAWRQDPFYRFVLQQYLVFAQWVESLVESVDALDDKQQQNLAFYARQYVSAMSPSNFVTTNPEVMRITRETQGQNLVDGLKRLRDDLANSAEGLNVAMTDREAFHIGENIAVTPGDVIYENELIQLIQYAPTTEQVFKTPLLVVPPWINKYYILDLRSDNSLMRWLVDQGHTVFLISWRNPGPEQRDLTWADYMQLGPIAAMGAIEQACGEKSVNLMSYCVGGTLAASTVAYLTSTRRARKVRSVSYLATLQDFRDPGEIGVFINEPILQGLERQLEADGYLDGRVMAFSFNLLRENDLFWSFFVNNYLKGETPAAFDLLYWNTDGTNLTAATHGWYLRTMYLENRLVEPGGIELDGVRIDLRKISTPSYFVSARDDHIAKWNSTYYGTQYPKGPVTFVLGGSGHIAGIVNPPHKNKYGYWTNDELPPTPEEWFAGATHNEGSWWPHWQAWMVDNGYANASKKVPARNPGDGELKPIEPAPGRYVRQSIPQVLGMLADAEAHDEDAVAESSGAELGQATQ, from the coding sequence ATGGGAGAGATGATCGAGCGGATCTGGCCGAGCGAGGCTGCCTCCGCCATCTACGCGGACATGCAGCAGAGCGTTCGTGCTGGCGCCGAAGCGTTGGCCGGCAGGCCCGAAGCGCTCTATCAGGCACAGCTGCATGCTGCCGAGGCGCAGTGGCAGATCTGGCAGCAGGCCATGCGGGATTTGGCCGGCGATGGCGATACCGGGCGGCTGGTCGTCGAGCCCGACCCCAAGGATCGTCGCTTCAAGGATGACGCCTGGCGGCAGGATCCCTTCTATCGCTTCGTGCTTCAGCAATACCTGGTTTTCGCCCAGTGGGTCGAGTCGCTGGTCGAGAGCGTCGACGCTCTCGACGACAAACAGCAGCAGAACCTGGCGTTCTACGCCCGACAATATGTCAGCGCCATGTCGCCGAGCAATTTCGTCACCACCAACCCCGAGGTGATGCGCATCACCCGCGAGACCCAGGGCCAGAACCTGGTCGACGGACTCAAGCGGCTGCGCGATGACCTGGCCAATTCCGCCGAAGGGCTCAACGTGGCGATGACCGATCGCGAGGCCTTTCATATCGGCGAGAACATCGCCGTCACTCCCGGCGACGTGATCTACGAGAACGAACTGATCCAGTTGATCCAGTACGCGCCGACCACCGAGCAGGTGTTCAAGACGCCGCTGCTGGTGGTTCCGCCGTGGATCAACAAGTACTACATACTCGATCTGCGCTCGGACAACTCGCTGATGCGCTGGCTGGTCGATCAGGGCCATACGGTGTTTTTGATCTCGTGGCGCAATCCCGGCCCCGAGCAGCGCGACCTGACCTGGGCCGATTACATGCAGTTGGGGCCGATCGCCGCCATGGGCGCGATCGAGCAGGCCTGCGGCGAGAAATCGGTGAACCTCATGAGCTACTGTGTGGGCGGCACGCTCGCCGCCTCGACGGTGGCCTACCTGACCAGCACCCGGCGGGCGCGCAAGGTGCGCTCGGTCAGCTACCTGGCGACGCTGCAGGATTTTCGTGATCCCGGCGAGATCGGCGTGTTCATCAACGAGCCGATACTGCAGGGCCTTGAACGCCAGCTCGAGGCCGATGGCTATCTCGACGGCCGGGTCATGGCGTTCTCCTTCAACCTGCTGCGCGAGAACGACCTGTTCTGGTCGTTCTTTGTCAACAATTATCTCAAGGGCGAGACGCCGGCGGCGTTCGACCTGCTGTACTGGAATACCGACGGCACCAACCTGACGGCGGCGACCCACGGCTGGTACCTGCGCACCATGTACCTGGAAAACCGCCTGGTCGAGCCGGGTGGCATCGAGCTCGATGGCGTCAGGATCGACCTGCGCAAGATCTCCACGCCGAGCTATTTCGTTTCGGCGCGCGACGATCATATCGCCAAGTGGAACTCGACCTACTACGGCACGCAATATCCCAAGGGGCCGGTGACCTTCGTGCTGGGCGGCTCGGGGCACATCGCCGGCATCGTCAATCCGCCGCACAAGAACAAGTATGGCTACTGGACCAACGACGAGCTTCCGCCGACCCCCGAGGAATGGTTCGCCGGCGCTACCCACAACGAGGGTTCCTGGTGGCCGCACTGGCAGGCGTGGATGGTCGACAACGGGTATGCCAATGCCAGCAAGAAAGTACCCGCGCGGAATCCGGGCGATGGCGAGCTGAAGCCGATCGAGCCGGCGCCGGGGCGTTACGTGCGCCAGTCGATCCCCCAGGTGCTGGGAATGCTCGCGGACGCCGAGGCCCACGACGAGGACGCCGTCGCCGAATCCAGCGGCGCCGAACTCGGCCAGGCAACGCAGTGA
- a CDS encoding phasin family protein yields MQQDKMFNSFADQAKSFFEPMRKINGMMLDNMEKMTQYQLESMKRYTQMGTERMRAASEIQSADDLRDFTTRQAELMNELSQQMIEDARAMTELSMSFRNELEQSLSEAGQKAADQANQTAKAASESAKSATESASAKSTATGSSSSSSSSSSRKSS; encoded by the coding sequence ATGCAGCAAGACAAGATGTTCAATAGCTTTGCCGACCAGGCCAAGAGCTTCTTCGAGCCGATGCGCAAGATCAACGGCATGATGCTGGATAACATGGAAAAGATGACCCAGTACCAGCTCGAGTCGATGAAGCGCTACACTCAGATGGGTACCGAGCGCATGCGCGCCGCCTCGGAGATCCAGAGCGCCGATGACCTGCGCGACTTCACGACGCGCCAGGCCGAGCTGATGAACGAGCTCTCCCAGCAGATGATCGAAGATGCGCGGGCCATGACCGAGTTGAGCATGTCGTTCAGGAACGAACTGGAACAGAGCCTCAGCGAAGCCGGCCAGAAGGCCGCCGATCAGGCCAACCAGACCGCCAAGGCGGCGAGCGAGTCGGCCAAGTCGGCTACCGAATCGGCATCCGCCAAGTCGACCGCTACCGGCTCCTCCAGCAGTTCCAGCAGCAGCTCGTCACGCAAGTCCAGCTGA